The stretch of DNA TTTGGTTTCCGGATAACAGGCATTCCGACACATCGAGGGTTTCCTGGGATAAATCGCCTAGACATCTACCAAGGCTGTCTGTGGGATCCCACTGCCAAACGTGATTACAGCATCTTCCGTGCTGGtgggatgaagaaagatgaACGTGTGCTCGCGTTTCTTATTGCTTGGATTCTGGTTCCACGCAACGTCAATCACGCTCAACTCACAAGAGAGGATGTCTTCCTCATCCACGCTTTCAAATCCAACATTCTTATCAATTGGTCTGAAGTCGTCTCTGATACGATGCAAAAAGCTATCAAGCTCCCAAATTACCCTCTGCCCTATGTTGTGTTTGTGTGCAAAGTCCTTGAGCACTACAAGGTTAATCTATCTGGCGAAGCTTCCTACACTCCAAATCACAAGTTTGATTGGTGCAAATGCCCTTCACCACATGGGAATGTCATTTTGGGGCAACACCTAGTGCTTCAAAGATGAACCTGATACTGACCTTGTGGACACTACTGAACCCTCCTTTGCTGCAACCAAAACCCACTACGAGTAGGAAATGCTGCGTATGGTCATTGCACTTCTTGACCATCATCAAACCTGGATATCCAAGTTAGATTCCATTGAGCATCAACTCACCTCTGTCCAAGAACAACTAGCTCTACTCAATACTGGTTGTGACCCTCCCAATCCTAAAGCCGATGTTGACACTGCAGAAGGTAGTGAGAATGAGTAGTTTGAAGATGTCATTGACGAAGAATAACTTAGCTTACTCCCCCCACACACCAGCTTTTGTTTAACAACCCTTTAGACTTTCATGTTGTGTCCCTTGGCCTTAGGTTCCTTAGTCTCTTTTGAGGTGTGTGTGTCCCCTTTTGGCTATCCTCATATAGCTCCTTTAGTTTGGGATTCTTTTTTATTGGGTCTATAATGCGCTTTGCACTCTATTTATCATGTTTATCATGTGTACCTATTAAATGCTAAATGTTTGCACTATCCCTTGTTGCATATCTTACATATTTGCACTGCCTACCTATACTGCTACTTTCTGTTGTATTATACTGCCTATACTGCATATGTTGCTTTGGCCACACCCCTATTctttttgctaatgtccaaagggggagaatGTGTAGTTGTGTTGTTTTGTGAATGTGCAGTTGTGCTGTTTGCGCTGCTTTCATGTGTTGTGCAGTAGTGTTGTTTCCTTTATGTGTTGCAGGCCATCAATTGTTAATAGTATCATAGGACGAATTTTGGACATcataaaaaagggggagattgttggtagggggagctacttcaactatatatgaagatggttttgatgatgtctacttggtttatggttttgatgatgtctacttgGTTAAAATAGCCTTGTTTTAGTTAGGTTGTGCATTAGGCTATTAGTATGAAATTATCATATGTAAATTAGGCTTGCATTCAGTTGTAATTAACCATCACACTTTTGCTTGTGCAAACATGATTGATTAGctgtttaactaatggattaacTGTGAGTACTGCACCAAGGCAGTGAAAacacactcacgataatcgattaggtaaactCCTAATCCATTAATGTCAGCAGAGAACTTAGTATAAAAACTGTTTTCTGAAATCTGTTTCAAGAGCAGAGAAAATTTATAGATCATTGAGATTCATTCTGAGAGACAGCCCTCTGAGAGACACAGAGTTATTGAGCATTCTggaagatcattcaagtgaagattcaaggagattgatggttgattctaccatgatgggtCTAGCTTGAATCTAGGAGCATAttgacaaatctgcacaacataggtgtattcgtttcttgtttaCTTTGATTGTATCCCTGATTACAGTTTCTTCATtgtgtgaagtgtaggcctaggtgcaattgcgtggatgcattgctcctaggaggagttcttgattgtagtggaatcctcctaagtgggttacttaggagaagattggatgtagattcatcttgaattgaactagtataaattgttgtgaaaggaaaaattaataataatagagtaaagaagataatttttttatattacctagtaaataaaatgtttatggTATTAAACACTtgaattgagagtattaaacatttcatgtgaaaggaaaatatacaataaataaaaatattaaaaaacaatagaaatattcaaatgtgagacataacaaatattaattaacatacatcaattgaacataattagataaatgttatgataagatgaaaaatatatttgagatgcgaatgaatttcatgaaaaacaaataattaaaagaattaaaaaataaaaagtatgtagtaatatatatatatatatatatatatatatatatatatatataagaatactaaattgactatgaatattttaataatttaaatgggaaTGGGGATATGgtggggacgggtattatggcgagTATGGAGATGGGACGGATATGTACACTcacatacccaattgaaaaagtcagaAATTTCTCATATCCATACCTAATCAATGTGAGAATTCTTCATCAAAACGGAAACAAATTCGGACTATATTCACGAGGACgaatttatttacaatttctAATCATCAATATATCAATAAACCATTTGCTTATGCATGTTCCTTTACTCAAATTCCAAATTTATCTATTTAgttgtatttgttatttaattgaAGTATAGTTAAATGGTTATTGACAGAGGACAGAGGCGGACCTAGGTATGGACTGAGAGGGCAATGAcccccattttttttaaatttttatataatttagtatataattttaaatatattttttcaaaatttaatatttttaatatatttttatatttgatattttaataattttttatacatttatatttatgtatgagtaaaagtttttttttcatatttatattttaattttaccgttcaaataattttaaaataaaataattattttattaatattatttttaagtgattatttgtttaatttaattattttatatttgattattttttaaacttaaccattataaatgaaaattaattataataaaataaaaaaattatatatttaattttataactattataataacaataattataattttttttatcatcatcataaaaaaaagtaaatagaatatttttattagtttatataaaattttggaattacTCTTGTGATTcctattttcattcaaaaatatcaagttggtcctTTAGTTTTATGGTCTTAATTTGGTttcgatttttaaaaaaatgatgcaattttgtctttttttcattaaatttcttgaatctGACCAagtttttttcatcaaaattgaagttgtaaaTAAGGATGATTTGCTTTATTGTATAATTGACTTTATCCTaatcctagtgtcaattttgatgaaaaattcttgttcCGCTTCAAGAAATCTaacgaaaaaaattaaattatattaacttttaaaaaattagaaccaaattgagactaaaaaataCTAGAGGACCGGAACATTTTTGGACAAAAAAATGgacagaaaaaataatttaactaaaattttgataccCTAAAATATTGGCCGAAAATCCCCACATTGGTTATtgatattattactatttttaattatatacgAAATTATCATAAGTTTGttcttcaatattttatatttataatttttttaaagttatatatttcatttttgtaatGTATACACAATATTTATTACACCCAAAATTTATCTATTCACATTTCTATATCtcacaaaaacaattaaacaatacTCATAATATTAACTTgattatttaatcaattattccaTTCATTTCCGatgtttaaacatttttaaacttaataaattttaacaaattatttatatattttatacttttttacaattttcttattaatctgtaatttatttataaataaacaccaactaatattacattttttgtcCAATAAAATACTACataatttcttctaaatatattaaaaaatatattaaatgttgtgtaattttattttcttccacatttttattcttctaattaattacttcttaaattaattacttttctaaattgttattttttacctaatttctaatttttttattactaagtCTACTGTTATAAATTACTATTCTTTAATTTTCccctaaaatattattactaaatataattacttttctcaattttaattttagaaaatatttatatttgtacaCTTTTGTTCAAAGTTGctatttctcaaatttttcaattttcaaactactaatttattattaacatttttcctaatttttcCTCCCTCCACTGTTTTTAAATGAAGGTTAGAATTTGATTTTtagataatcaaattttatagtTAGATGCCTCACGACCCTACAATTATTTCACATTTAGAATTTAGTTTCAGAGAAATCAAATTCTGAACTAGCATAACAAAATGTGTTATctgaataaataaattgtatttgggTGAAATTTTTGTTGATCTGCATCTTTATTTTCTCATATATTGTGagatagtttatttattttttattagggtAAATACGATTTTAGTTACTTAATTTGacgtgaaatttgaaattattttatgtctcaaactttgatatatttttatcacaaattttaaaaatgaacgGATATAGTTCTTCTATcccaaataattatttttttcttacatgtCAAACGTATTTTAGGATAATGTTTGACTTGTTACACCGTGTTGACATGTTCCGACGTTCTAACTCAAATGTCAGTATGAAACATTGTTtaacaagtaaaaaaatattaacgtcATTAGGTGAAAAAATGACTATacccattcatttttaaaatttagagactaaagtgtatcaaagtttggaacaaggataaagattaaaaacattCACTAGTGTAAGGAAACCTTTGATACCGGTTAAAAAGAGCCTTTTATACCCTTTCCACAACCAGTATAAAAAATGTCACTTTTTATACTGGTTAAGGCCAAAACTGATATAGAAACacatcgaaaaaaaaaaaggaaacacaAGGGAAACATTAAATTgaaacacatgaaaaaaaaacaaggcacaaaaattaaaaaatcaaacataagaGATGCATGAGAAAGACAAATCTGAAACTAGATCTCATAAATCAGAAAGTAGTGACAAAAATTCAAAGtacataaagaaaaaatcaagaaaTGAACGATAGAGTAGGTTGAATAGGTAACCCACGACAACATCATCCCTTGAGTGTTGCAACAGCGACAAACGATACAGAGCTTTCTACTAGGGTTTGGATTAGGGCTTCAGCGCTTTGCGTGTTCAGTGTCGCTCCCTAGAGTTTCTTGACTACCGCGGAGGTGAGGGCTGGCAAAGCTTCTCGAACTTGTCGATGAGGGCGAGAATGGAGGGTTTAGTGTGAAGTTTTGATTTATCTTCTTGCAAAAGGTCCATATGTGGCTCATCCCAAGGTCATCGGTAATGTCGTGTTCGAGTGAGTGTGTGCTTTGGGTTTGGTAGAGTTTATAAGGAGAAAGCATTTTAGGATGCtaaggaagaaggagaagagagGAGAATGGGGTTAGGAATTTTAGAGTCATTTGTGTGTGTTTGCTACTTTCTATACTAGTATAACTCGTATAGaaagtttttttcttcattataaatatacaACAATGTCCGCTTTCTATACCATTTATAACTACAACTAATATAGAAAATGTTATCTTATTTACAGTTCTATCATTGCATCATTTATTATTTAGGTTAATTATAACTGgtataaaaatttgttataaaaagtgatttttttcactagtaatatttactttttttttattttacttatataatTAGTATGTTATATAAGTTAGCACACGTGACATGACATGAAGAAACTTCATAGCGCTCATGCTAGAAATATTCTTAGTTGGTCTTCATAAACTTTCAACATTTTCCGgaatttaaaaacattgcaTAGTATTTGTTCATTAAAAAACAACATACGACGACAAGGTCAAGAGAGTCATTTTAGTCCAAGTCTAGGTATCTTTCGTGGAATTCCCAGCTGTTCAATGCAACTAGACGGTAAAAAACCCACGTTTGGTGAAATCTTCACAAACACACTTGtccctttttttcttctatgacTTCACACTCAAATTCTTTAACTTTTCTCATGCATGCTGATTACTCCGTACAAAGCTTCACCCTCTTCATCATCTCCTTTTACAATTAGAAAACCCTTGTAGTAACCCTCAAGTCAGTGTTTCTTGTGAGCAAAAGCTTGCTCATATAAATCATCAAAACCTGAATCCAAGAAAAGTTTTTCTCTCCATGCAAGTAAGCAACAACCGAGTCATTCATTATACAACATGTTTCTCAATTATTGATTCCTTTGTTTCTGagatttatatatacaaaatcaGACTCTCTCTATATAGTCTAATATTTCTTTAACCTTTTTGTTCACAAAAATTCCAAGGTGGTAACTAAATCAATTTGTTCATCATGTCCCTTTTTGTGTGCTACAGAAAGACAAGGAAATTGTTGGCAAAGAGGGTAAAGACATTGAAATGGAAGAAGAcaagaagaaggaagaaaccCTACCACCTGGTTTTCGGTTTCACCCCACCGATGAAGAACTCATTTGTTACTACCTCACAAACAAGATTTCAGATTCTGATTTCACTGCAAAAGCAGTAGCTGTTGTAGATCTCAACAAATGTGAGCCATGGGATCTTCCTGGTACAGTTATATGTCTTACAAAAAAACCATGTTTTTTCGTTGATTATAAGATTCATCCATAGTTTTTTCTCCATGTGTCTCACTTTGCACTTCCCTTTTTCTTTTGCAAACTCATCTATGTATCAAGAAATCATAGATCTGTGTGGAAACTATTTATATTTGCTTCATTTTGTTCATCAATTTTAGTACTTTCTACATATATTTGATCTAATTTGCGTCCATGTTGTTCTGAAAATAGTCAACGCCATCTAGGGTTTCTCTATGATATACAATATACTACATACCCTTTTCACAGGTAAGTTATCTACTTGAATCAATTCATCGTGTTATAATATAACTACTTAACCTAATTTGTTTTTCTGCAATACGTTTGTATTGTGATAAGGTTAAAgtgtaataaatttgatttatccTCCATTATCTACAGTAAATTATTCTGAAAAATTGATATGATTTTAGTTATTCCGAGGTGGATATTTATCAAAGTATCGCCACTTtatgaaagtgaagaagagaaAGTAGGAATTTTGTTGAAGAGTTGATGAGAGTTATCACTATAGTTTCATAAGTCTCTTACATGTATAGAGATTTGAGTACGGTATGTATCGTGaaaatgtttgtaattttttatagaaaaatagtaagatttataattttcataagaaaattataaaaaagaaattcacaCTTCTTTACAGAAAAATTACATATCGAGTAATATatcacaaatataaatattaaggttgtcaaataattaaatatattcttttgttAATCAAGATAATgttattgtgtgattttgaAGGATAGttcgtatttatttttatggtgAATATGTTTATAGGAAAGGCAAAAATGGGAGCAAAAGAATGGTACTTCTTCAACCTAAGGGATCGTAAATATCCGACAGGTGTGAGAACGAACAGAGCAACGAACACAGGGTACTGGAAAACCACCGGGAAAGACAAAGAGATCTTGAACAGTGTTACATCGGAGTTGGTTGGTATGAAGAAGACTTTGGTTTTCTACAAAGGTAGGGCTCCCAGAGGAGAGAAAACCAACTGGGTCATGCATGAATATCGCAATCATTCAAAATCCACCTTCAAAATCACTAAGGTATTGCACCTATATACACTTATTTACAACAAAGATaccaatatttttgtttttttactataatatcTGACATTAACTCTGACATACAGCAAGATGAATGGGTGGTTTGCCGGGTGTTCCGGAAGAGTGGTGGAGCAAAAAAGTTTCCCTCTAATCCCAACCACACCAGAACACTGAACCCTTATAGTCTTGAACTTAGCCCTAGCATGGTGCCACCACCACCAATGATGCACCTGGGTGATCCTTCTGCtcatttcaatttcctttctgGATCAAGAAACTACATCATCAACCCTTCGGAAAGGCTCTTCAGAGATGCTGCATCCACAAGTCTCAATGTCATCAACCTCCCTATAATGCAACCCCATTTCAACCAtccaccaccaccgccaccaccggttgcagcagcagcagcagcagggTTCACCATTTCTGGCCTGAATTTGAACCTGGGAGGAGGAGCAGTT from Vigna unguiculata cultivar IT97K-499-35 chromosome 8, ASM411807v1, whole genome shotgun sequence encodes:
- the LOC114194562 gene encoding NAC domain-containing protein 92-like isoform X2, coding for MQKDKEIVGKEGKDIEMEEDKKKEETLPPGFRFHPTDEELICYYLTNKISDSDFTAKAVAVVDLNKCEPWDLPGKAKMGAKEWYFFNLRDRKYPTGVRTNRATNTGYWKTTGKDKEILNSVTSELVGMKKTLVFYKGRAPRGEKTNWVMHEYRNHSKSTFKITKQDEWVVCRVFRKSGGAKKFPSNPNHTRTLNPYSLELSPSMVPPPPMMHLGDPSAHFNFLSGSRNYIINPSERLFRDAASTSLNVINLPIMQPHFNHPPPPPPPVAAAAAAGFTISGLNLNLGGGAVSTTATTQTHLLSAHTVTQMNHDFSSNMVTPAAHGVEYGADITNANSHANRFMSIDNCMDLDTYWPSY